In Patescibacteria group bacterium, a genomic segment contains:
- the gatB gene encoding Asp-tRNA(Asn)/Glu-tRNA(Gln) amidotransferase subunit GatB, with protein MPKFKTTIGLEIHVQLATKSKMFCECDNNSESAEPNSNVCPVCLGMPGALPVANKQAIEWTIKTGLAMNCKINPLSKFDRKHYFYPDLPKGFQVSQYDQPFCIGGHLEIDGHKIRLNRIHLEEDAGKLIHKNGASYVDLNRAGTPLMEIVTEPDITSPAEAKKFLQELVLLVKYLGVSEASMEKGHLRCDANIDVKDENGKMSPIVELKNINSFKFIERALLIEAKRLEDDYQNWPEKKSKITRGYDSKKDITFEQRRKEEAADYRYFPEPDLPPVKTPNDAVETIKKSIGHTPATLKAHLNESEIPENIADKIVSNIDHATYLKDAEKLEKALALWVTEEVSREIANKKLTYEEYKKRVPITHLGDLLSFIKSGKISYNTAKNIFSKMVESGTTAAEIIKAEGLEQVSDEDSVGKIVDKIISENPAEAERYRTGEKKLLGFFVGLVMREMGGKANPQIINKLITERLESK; from the coding sequence ATGCCTAAGTTTAAAACTACAATCGGATTAGAAATTCATGTACAGCTTGCGACGAAAAGCAAAATGTTCTGTGAATGTGACAATAATTCGGAATCTGCCGAGCCAAACTCCAATGTTTGTCCAGTCTGCCTTGGCATGCCAGGCGCGTTGCCTGTTGCGAATAAGCAAGCAATAGAGTGGACTATCAAGACTGGCCTGGCTATGAATTGCAAAATCAATCCCCTTTCAAAATTTGACCGAAAACACTATTTCTACCCGGATTTGCCAAAAGGTTTTCAGGTTAGCCAGTACGATCAACCTTTTTGCATTGGGGGACATCTTGAAATTGACGGGCACAAAATTAGATTAAACCGCATTCATCTCGAGGAAGATGCCGGCAAATTAATACATAAAAATGGTGCAAGTTATGTTGACCTTAACCGCGCCGGCACACCCCTTATGGAAATAGTGACCGAGCCGGACATTACCTCGCCGGCGGAAGCAAAAAAATTTTTGCAGGAACTTGTTCTTCTCGTAAAATATCTCGGAGTTTCCGAGGCATCGATGGAAAAGGGACATTTGCGCTGCGATGCCAATATTGATGTGAAGGATGAAAATGGAAAGATGTCGCCAATAGTTGAACTCAAGAATATTAATTCGTTCAAATTTATTGAAAGGGCGCTTCTGATCGAAGCAAAAAGATTGGAAGACGATTACCAAAATTGGCCGGAAAAAAAATCGAAGATCACTCGAGGTTATGACAGCAAAAAAGATATTACTTTCGAACAACGCCGCAAAGAGGAAGCTGCCGACTATCGATATTTTCCAGAACCTGATTTACCACCGGTCAAAACCCCGAACGATGCGGTTGAAACAATTAAAAAATCTATTGGGCATACACCCGCAACACTCAAAGCACATCTTAATGAATCTGAAATTCCAGAAAACATTGCTGATAAAATTGTCTCAAATATTGATCATGCGACTTATCTTAAGGATGCGGAAAAATTAGAAAAAGCATTGGCTCTCTGGGTGACCGAAGAAGTCAGCCGGGAAATTGCCAACAAAAAGCTCACATATGAAGAGTACAAAAAACGGGTTCCAATAACACATCTTGGTGACCTTCTTTCTTTTATAAAATCAGGAAAAATTTCGTACAACACTGCAAAGAACATTTTCTCTAAAATGGTTGAAAGCGGTACAACTGCAGCTGAAATTATTAAGGCCGAAGGCCTCGAACAAGTTTCCGACGAAGACTCAGTTGGAAAAATTGTTGACAAGATAATTTCAGAGAATCCGGCCGAGGCTGAGCGATATCGAACTGGTGAGAAAAAACTTT